In Mycobacterium gallinarum, a single window of DNA contains:
- a CDS encoding fatty acyl-AMP ligase: MSRFTETMYSNALTSKKGMVTGEPGAPVRHTWAQVHERARRVAGGLAKAGIGPGDAVAVLAGAPVEIAPTAQGIWMRGASATMVHQPTPRTDLVRWAEETTAVIEMISAKAVVISDPFMAAAPVLEGLGMAVLTIESLLANDPIEPLETFDHDVALMQLTSGSTGSPKAVQITHANIVANAEAMVVGCDFDLDTDVIVSWLPCFHDMGMTGYLTVPMYIGAELVKVTPMDFLSDTLLWAKLIDKYKGTMTAAPNFAYTLFAKRLRRQAKPGEFDLSSLRWALSGAEQVDPLDVEDLCEAGAPFGLKPEAIIPAYGMAETTVAVSFSECGGGMVVDEVDADLLSVLHRAVPATRGNTRRLVSLGKPLEGLEVRIVDEDGGVLAPRGVGVIEVRGEPVTRGYTTVAGFIPAQDERGWYDTGDLGYLTETGEVVVCGRLKDVIIMAGRNIYPTDIERAASRVDGVRPGCAIAVRLDAGLSRETFAVAVECKNYADPMQVRRVERQVAHEVFAEVDVRPRNVVVLEPGMIPKTASGKLRRAHALSLVD; encoded by the coding sequence GTGAGCCGATTTACCGAGACGATGTACAGCAATGCCCTCACCAGCAAAAAGGGCATGGTCACCGGGGAGCCCGGCGCACCTGTGCGCCATACCTGGGCTCAGGTGCACGAACGGGCCCGTCGCGTGGCGGGTGGCCTGGCAAAAGCGGGCATAGGCCCTGGTGACGCCGTCGCCGTTCTCGCCGGCGCCCCGGTCGAGATCGCGCCGACCGCTCAGGGCATCTGGATGCGCGGTGCCAGCGCGACCATGGTTCACCAGCCCACTCCCCGCACTGACCTGGTGCGATGGGCCGAAGAGACCACCGCCGTGATCGAGATGATCTCGGCGAAGGCCGTCGTCATCTCCGACCCGTTCATGGCCGCGGCGCCGGTGCTCGAGGGACTCGGGATGGCAGTGCTGACGATCGAATCGCTGCTGGCCAACGACCCCATCGAGCCGCTGGAGACCTTCGACCACGACGTCGCCCTGATGCAGCTGACGTCGGGCTCGACCGGCTCGCCGAAGGCCGTCCAGATCACGCACGCCAACATCGTCGCCAACGCCGAGGCGATGGTCGTGGGCTGCGACTTCGATCTCGACACGGATGTGATCGTGAGCTGGCTGCCGTGCTTCCACGACATGGGCATGACGGGGTACCTGACGGTGCCGATGTACATCGGAGCCGAGCTCGTCAAGGTGACACCGATGGACTTTCTCAGCGATACGTTGTTGTGGGCCAAGCTCATTGACAAGTACAAGGGCACGATGACGGCCGCGCCGAACTTCGCCTACACCCTGTTCGCCAAGCGATTGCGCAGGCAGGCCAAGCCCGGCGAATTCGATCTGTCCTCGCTGCGGTGGGCATTGTCCGGCGCCGAGCAGGTCGACCCACTCGACGTCGAGGATCTCTGCGAGGCAGGCGCACCGTTCGGGTTGAAGCCCGAGGCCATCATCCCGGCCTACGGGATGGCCGAGACCACGGTGGCCGTGTCGTTCTCCGAGTGCGGCGGAGGCATGGTCGTCGACGAGGTGGATGCGGACCTGTTGTCGGTCCTGCACCGCGCCGTCCCGGCAACCAGGGGGAACACCCGGCGACTGGTGTCGCTCGGCAAGCCTCTGGAGGGCCTGGAGGTCCGCATCGTCGACGAAGACGGCGGCGTGCTGGCGCCGCGTGGAGTCGGTGTCATCGAGGTCCGCGGCGAACCGGTGACCAGGGGGTACACCACGGTGGCCGGATTCATCCCGGCCCAGGACGAACGCGGCTGGTACGACACCGGTGATCTGGGTTATCTCACCGAGACCGGTGAGGTGGTCGTATGTGGGCGGCTCAAAGACGTGATCATCATGGCCGGACGCAATATCTACCCGACCGACATCGAACGGGCCGCCAGCCGCGTTGACGGCGTGCGGCCCGGTTGTGCGATCGCCGTGCGACTCGACGCGGGGTTGTCACGGGAGACGTTCGCGGTCGCGGTGGAATGCAAGAACTATGCGGATCCCATGCAGGTGCGTCGTGTCGAGCGCCAGGTGGCGCATGAGGTGTTCGCCGAGGTCGACGTGCGTCCGCGCAACGTGGTTGTGCTCGAACCGGGGATGATCCCCAAGACAGCGTCGGGCAAGTTGAGGCGCGCGCATGCGCTGTCGCTCGTGGACTGA
- a CDS encoding fatty acid desaturase family protein, translating to MAIADVAAYAHLSDADVDALARELDAIRSDVEESLGERDAAYIRRTIKLQRTLDVAARLIIACSRSRAGWLLGTASLAFAKSVENMEIAHNVGHGQWDWMNDPEIHSSTWEWDMVGVSSQWRYSHNYRHHVFSNVVGVDDDLGFGVIRMTRDQAWKPEHLFQPLRNLLLASIFEWGIGLHGIHSERDRLAPDAAKVGAARRAFVGKIARQSLKDYVFFPALSRSRWRRTLAANTAANLLRNLWAYVVIFCGHFPDGAEKFTADILDRETKGEWYLRQMLGAANFRAGPLLAFSSGNLCYQIEHHLFPDLPSNRLPQIAVRVQGLCEKYDLPYTTGSIVRQYFQVLRTIHTLAFPDRLPRTDADGASYDDPAALTISSGEDAEGMTTSPRPAGNAVAPPLFG from the coding sequence ATGGCAATTGCCGATGTTGCCGCGTACGCGCATCTAAGCGACGCAGATGTCGATGCGCTCGCTCGTGAGCTCGACGCCATCCGCAGCGACGTCGAAGAGTCACTCGGCGAACGCGACGCGGCCTATATCCGACGCACCATCAAATTGCAACGGACGCTGGACGTCGCCGCGCGCCTGATCATCGCCTGCTCTCGGTCAAGGGCGGGTTGGCTGCTGGGAACCGCATCGCTGGCCTTCGCGAAGAGCGTCGAGAACATGGAGATCGCCCACAACGTCGGCCATGGTCAATGGGATTGGATGAATGACCCGGAGATCCACTCGAGCACGTGGGAGTGGGACATGGTCGGTGTGTCGTCGCAGTGGAGGTACTCGCACAACTACCGCCACCACGTGTTCAGCAACGTCGTCGGGGTGGACGACGATCTCGGCTTCGGCGTGATACGGATGACCCGCGACCAAGCCTGGAAGCCCGAACATCTGTTTCAACCGCTTCGTAATCTGTTGTTGGCCAGCATCTTCGAGTGGGGGATCGGACTGCACGGAATCCATTCGGAGCGTGATCGGCTGGCTCCGGATGCCGCCAAGGTCGGCGCGGCCAGGCGCGCGTTCGTCGGCAAGATCGCCCGGCAATCACTCAAGGACTACGTATTCTTCCCGGCGTTGAGCCGATCCCGCTGGCGCAGAACCCTGGCCGCCAACACGGCGGCCAACCTACTGCGCAACCTCTGGGCGTATGTGGTGATCTTCTGCGGTCACTTTCCCGATGGCGCAGAGAAGTTCACCGCCGACATACTGGATCGGGAAACCAAAGGCGAGTGGTACCTGCGCCAGATGCTGGGTGCCGCGAATTTCAGGGCCGGCCCGCTGCTTGCCTTCTCGAGCGGGAATCTGTGCTACCAGATCGAGCATCATCTGTTCCCCGACCTGCCCAGTAACCGCCTCCCGCAGATCGCGGTGCGCGTGCAGGGACTGTGCGAAAAGTACGATTTGCCCTACACCACCGGATCTATTGTGCGCCAATACTTTCAGGTGCTGCGCACAATCCACACGCTGGCGTTCCCCGACCGACTTCCGCGCACCGATGCCGACGGCGCGTCGTATGACGACCCCGCTGCTCTCACGATTTCCTCTGGAGAGGACGCTGAAGGAATGACGACCTCGCCACGACCCGCGGGCAACGCTGTAGCCCCGCCGCTGTTCGGTTAG
- a CDS encoding GAF and ANTAR domain-containing protein, with protein MADYDPQPGRSSDPEPDLSAAQREADDVDLYAGLRGVAGLVAGARGVIDLLGDVAEFAARAIPGADGAGVTVIDMSGDKPSIKTWAVTAQFIEDIDKLQYVDHREGPCITCMQTRRPTVSGSLGSDKRWPRFGGGVARMGVHSALALPLLVGDQLIGAINTYARSRDAFGEHAVELGSQFAASAAVSVHNGQLLDRAQERTKQLQTALGSRAVIDQAIGIIRSRSGVGAEEAFDRLVRMSQAENVKLHILAERMVDEAVRRAIARHRD; from the coding sequence ATGGCTGACTACGACCCCCAGCCCGGCCGATCTTCGGATCCGGAGCCCGATTTATCTGCCGCCCAACGCGAAGCGGACGATGTCGACCTGTATGCCGGCCTTCGAGGGGTCGCCGGACTGGTGGCCGGGGCCCGCGGGGTGATCGACCTCCTTGGCGACGTGGCCGAGTTCGCGGCCCGGGCGATTCCCGGTGCCGACGGCGCGGGCGTCACGGTGATCGATATGTCCGGAGACAAACCCTCGATCAAGACGTGGGCGGTCACCGCGCAGTTCATCGAAGACATCGACAAGTTGCAGTACGTCGACCACCGAGAGGGGCCGTGCATCACCTGCATGCAGACGCGGCGGCCCACGGTCAGCGGATCGTTGGGAAGTGACAAGCGGTGGCCGCGCTTCGGCGGCGGCGTCGCCCGGATGGGTGTGCATTCCGCGCTGGCCCTGCCGTTGCTGGTCGGCGATCAGCTGATCGGCGCCATCAACACCTATGCCCGTAGCCGCGACGCGTTCGGCGAGCACGCCGTGGAGCTGGGCTCGCAGTTCGCCGCGTCCGCGGCGGTGTCGGTCCACAACGGGCAGCTGCTCGACCGCGCCCAGGAGCGGACGAAACAATTGCAGACCGCGTTGGGCAGCCGCGCGGTGATAGATCAGGCTATCGGAATCATCCGATCCCGCTCCGGAGTCGGCGCCGAGGAAGCGTTCGACCGTCTCGTGCGGATGAGCCAAGCCGAGAATGTCAAGCTCCACATCCTGGCCGAGCGGATGGTCGATGAGGCGGTGCGGCGCGCCATAGCGCGGCACCGCGACTGA
- a CDS encoding sulfatase-like hydrolase/transferase, whose translation MSGRPDIVILMTDEERAIPPYESPEVLAWRDHTLPGRKWFDEHGVSFRRHYTGSLACVPSRPTIFTGQYPDLHGVTQTDGIGKVYNDSRMRWLRQGEVPTLGNWFRAAGYDTHYDGKWHITHADLTDPATGKPLATNDDDGVVDHDAVRAYLDADPLAPFGFSGWVGPEPHGALLANAGVRRDGLIADRVVAWLDDRYARRRAGDADALTPFLLVASFVNPHDIVLFPAWSRRSPLQPSPLDPPHVPAAPTADEDLSTKPAAQIAFREAYYTGYGVAPAVDRTYNRNAQRYRDLYYRLHAEVDGPIDPVRRMVTDGGSDNAVLVRTSDHGDLLGAHGGLHQKWFNLYDEATRVPFVVARTGAGATSARTVTAPTSHVDLVPTLLGAAGIDVAAVAAALRDSFSEVHDLPGRDLMPVVDGAPADESRPVYLMTRDNMLEGDTGASGVARQLKLTVNPPMPLRIQIPAHVGSNFEGLVVRVDEHLWKLVRTFDDPATWTEPGVRHLAANGLGGEAYRTSPLDDQWELYDLTVDPTEAVNRWTDPDLDELRRHLRMELKQARTDTVPERNNPWPYVSRRPPTAKPSFVGRIRQRLGGTRLA comes from the coding sequence CTGTCTGGGCGTCCCGACATCGTCATCCTGATGACCGACGAGGAACGCGCGATACCGCCCTACGAGTCACCCGAGGTGCTCGCCTGGCGTGACCACACGCTGCCCGGCCGCAAGTGGTTCGACGAGCACGGCGTCAGCTTCCGCCGCCACTACACCGGCTCGTTGGCCTGCGTGCCAAGTCGCCCAACGATTTTCACCGGCCAGTATCCCGACCTGCACGGCGTCACACAGACCGACGGCATCGGCAAGGTGTACAACGACTCTCGCATGCGTTGGCTGCGCCAGGGCGAGGTGCCCACGCTTGGAAATTGGTTTCGCGCCGCCGGATACGACACGCATTACGACGGCAAATGGCACATCACCCACGCGGATCTCACCGACCCGGCCACCGGCAAGCCGCTCGCGACCAATGACGACGACGGCGTGGTCGACCACGACGCGGTGCGCGCCTACCTCGACGCCGATCCCCTTGCACCGTTCGGGTTTTCGGGCTGGGTGGGCCCCGAACCGCATGGCGCGCTGCTGGCCAACGCCGGGGTTCGGCGCGACGGGTTGATCGCCGACCGCGTCGTCGCCTGGCTCGACGACCGGTATGCGCGGCGCCGCGCAGGTGACGCGGACGCGCTGACGCCGTTCCTGTTGGTCGCCAGCTTCGTCAACCCCCACGACATCGTGCTGTTCCCGGCGTGGTCGCGCAGGAGTCCGCTGCAACCGTCGCCGCTGGATCCGCCGCACGTGCCCGCGGCGCCGACGGCGGACGAGGACCTGTCGACCAAGCCGGCCGCGCAGATCGCGTTCCGCGAGGCGTACTACACCGGCTACGGCGTGGCGCCCGCAGTCGACCGGACCTACAACCGCAACGCCCAGCGCTATCGCGACCTCTACTACCGGTTGCATGCCGAGGTCGACGGGCCTATCGACCCGGTGCGTCGCATGGTGACCGATGGCGGCTCGGACAACGCGGTGCTGGTGCGCACCTCCGACCACGGCGATCTGCTGGGTGCCCACGGCGGCCTGCATCAGAAGTGGTTCAACCTGTACGACGAGGCCACCCGCGTTCCGTTCGTCGTCGCGCGCACCGGGGCGGGCGCGACGTCGGCCCGCACGGTGACCGCGCCGACGTCGCATGTCGATCTGGTGCCGACGCTGCTGGGTGCGGCGGGTATCGACGTCGCGGCGGTGGCGGCGGCGCTGCGTGATTCGTTCTCCGAGGTGCACGACCTGCCGGGCCGCGATCTGATGCCTGTCGTCGACGGTGCGCCCGCCGACGAGTCGCGTCCCGTGTACTTGATGACACGCGACAACATGCTCGAAGGTGACACCGGCGCGTCGGGCGTGGCGCGTCAATTGAAGCTGACGGTGAATCCCCCTATGCCACTACGTATTCAGATACCCGCGCATGTCGGATCAAACTTCGAAGGGCTGGTCGTGCGAGTCGACGAACACCTGTGGAAGCTGGTGCGCACGTTCGACGATCCGGCGACCTGGACAGAGCCCGGGGTACGGCACCTCGCGGCCAACGGGCTTGGCGGTGAGGCGTATCGGACGTCGCCGCTGGACGATCAGTGGGAGCTCTACGACCTCACCGTCGACCCGACCGAGGCCGTCAACCGATGGACCGATCCCGATCTCGACGAACTGCGTCGCCACCTTCGGATGGAGTTGAAGCAGGCGCGTACCGACACCGTTCCAGAGCGCAACAACCCGTGGCCATATGTTTCTCGCCGGCCACCGACCGCCAAGCCGTCGTTTGTGGGTCGGATACGGCAACGATTGGGCGGCACACGTCTCGCCTAA
- a CDS encoding GAF and ANTAR domain-containing protein → MAIQDQLLAAVDGRRGVDAADRLCEACVVLFDVDAAAISLVFDGANTGTLGSSGEHARTYDELQFLLGEGPCLESVARRAPVLALDLADPDDVRWPVYGPAMVDLQIRGVFAMPVVVAGEYVGALDLFRTQPGGLEDEQLTGAVVAAELAGIPLLDLLDADLQAAAADPASNVWAELHTLSRAEVSQATGMLVAQLEVDPAEALLRLRAHAYATGRSATDVARDILDRKLRLEAD, encoded by the coding sequence GTGGCGATCCAGGATCAGTTGCTCGCCGCTGTCGACGGCCGGCGAGGGGTGGATGCCGCCGATCGGCTGTGTGAGGCGTGCGTGGTGCTCTTCGACGTCGACGCGGCGGCGATCTCGCTGGTATTCGATGGCGCCAACACCGGAACGCTGGGATCCAGCGGTGAGCACGCGCGCACCTACGACGAATTGCAGTTCCTGCTCGGAGAAGGTCCGTGCCTGGAGTCGGTGGCCCGGCGCGCGCCTGTCCTCGCCCTGGACCTTGCGGACCCCGACGATGTGCGCTGGCCCGTCTACGGCCCCGCAATGGTGGACCTGCAGATCCGCGGCGTGTTCGCGATGCCCGTCGTCGTTGCCGGTGAGTATGTCGGCGCCCTCGACCTCTTCCGAACCCAACCCGGCGGTCTGGAAGACGAGCAGCTCACGGGCGCCGTCGTCGCTGCCGAGCTGGCCGGGATCCCGCTGCTCGACCTCCTCGACGCTGACCTGCAAGCCGCCGCCGCAGACCCCGCCAGCAATGTCTGGGCCGAACTGCACACTCTCTCGCGCGCCGAGGTTAGCCAGGCGACCGGCATGCTCGTCGCACAGCTCGAGGTCGATCCCGCCGAGGCGCTGTTGCGCCTGCGCGCCCACGCGTACGCCACCGGCCGCAGTGCCACCGATGTCGCGCGCGACATCCTCGATCGCAAACTCAGGCTAGAGGCCGACTGA
- a CDS encoding GAF and ANTAR domain-containing protein, with protein sequence MTETPRETRVLDAVVSLVDSLLEDFDVVDLLTELTERSAELLDVAAAGFLLADPLDRLRLLAATTEEARELELFQLQADEGPCVDCYSTGEPVSVADIRAAEQRWPRFVPAALDAGFASVHAVPMRAAGIVLGALGLFGSHTGELSDADRLVAQTLAHIACVAVLQEHAPTPSTVVPQLRSALARRVIVEQAKGFLRETLDVSVEEAFRLLRAYARANGEHLTDVAQRVMTDRQARPVLVSAIAEFVTPTT encoded by the coding sequence ATGACCGAAACCCCTCGTGAAACCCGCGTCCTGGACGCGGTTGTTTCGCTCGTCGACAGCCTTCTCGAGGACTTCGACGTCGTGGACTTGCTGACCGAACTCACCGAACGGAGTGCCGAGCTGCTCGACGTCGCAGCCGCCGGCTTCCTGCTCGCCGACCCGCTTGACCGACTGCGTCTGCTGGCCGCCACGACCGAGGAGGCCCGCGAGTTGGAGCTCTTCCAGTTGCAGGCCGACGAGGGTCCCTGCGTCGACTGCTACTCCACCGGCGAACCCGTGTCGGTCGCGGACATCCGGGCCGCCGAACAGCGCTGGCCACGCTTCGTGCCCGCTGCACTCGACGCCGGCTTCGCCTCGGTGCACGCCGTGCCGATGCGGGCGGCGGGCATCGTGCTGGGCGCACTGGGGCTGTTCGGCTCCCACACGGGCGAACTCAGCGACGCGGACCGCCTCGTCGCGCAGACGCTCGCGCACATCGCCTGCGTGGCCGTCTTGCAGGAGCACGCGCCAACGCCGTCGACAGTGGTCCCGCAGCTGCGCTCCGCGCTCGCGCGCCGCGTCATCGTCGAGCAGGCCAAGGGATTTCTGCGCGAGACTCTCGATGTCTCCGTCGAGGAGGCCTTCAGGCTGCTGCGCGCCTATGCCCGCGCCAATGGCGAGCATCTGACCGACGTCGCGCAGCGCGTGATGACCGACCGGCAGGCGCGCCCGGTGCTGGTCTCTGCCATCGCTGAATTCGTTACGCCAACAACGTAA